One genomic window of Falco peregrinus isolate bFalPer1 chromosome 18, bFalPer1.pri, whole genome shotgun sequence includes the following:
- the RDM1 gene encoding RAD52 motif-containing protein 1, with the protein MAEVVEFRVPAGSARTLLVWGLEPGPGLEHSLFLVFSKFGPLYSVRAHRNAAVAGPGYYAIIKFYSAGDASRAQRTCNGKRLFQKSPLKVCICARQKGFQQQVLGLNSNKCQQLANHYLGFNGWSSRIITLQNVSGFDGENEELGKTLQKQSVKYLCAVEVTLPNHGVRTRGVALGEADVENSEDPLKFVTATRRVQKLTVGKALSSAFQKILLVVLENGKVAVEYNSSQEEPIDSLTEEELKGLVQVNELSLAQFDLEEEEVLSDLSFDDELLSWGMPSN; encoded by the exons ATGGCGGAGGTGGTGGAGTTCCGGGTGCCGGCCGGGAGCGCCCGCACGCTGCTGGTCTGGGGGCtggagccggggccggggctggag CATTCCCTCTTTTTGGTGTTTTCCAAATTCGGGCCACTCTACTCCGTGCGAGcacacagaaatgctgctgtggcagggccTGGGTATTACGCCATCATCAAGTTTTATTCAGCTGGAGATGCCAGCAGAGCTCAGCGCACATGCAATGGGAAAAGGCTGTTTCAAAAATCTCCCTTGAAG GTTTGCATTTGCGCCAGGCAGAAAGGGTTTCAGCAACAAGTCCTTGGTCTCAACAGCAACAagtgccagcagctggccaACCACTACCTTGGCTTTAACGGCTGGTCCAGTCGCATCATCACA CTGCAGAATGTATCTGGTTTTGATGGTGAGAATGAGGAACTGGGAAAGACATTACAAAAGCAATCTGTGAAATACCTGTGTGCTGTAGAGGTGACGCTGCCCAACCATGGGGTACGCACCAGGGGAGTTGCTCTCGGCGAGGCAGACGTGGAAAACAGTGAAG ATCCTCTCAAGTTTGTCACAGCCACAAGAAGAGTTCAGAAACTCACAGTTGGGAAAGCCTTGTCTAGTGCCTTTCAGAAGATACTCCTTGTAGTCTTAG agaATGGGAAAGTGGCCGTGGAGTACAATTCCTCCCAAGAGGAGCCCATAGACTCCTTAACAGAAGAGGAACTGAAGGGGCTTGTTCAG GTCAATGAATTGTCCTTGGCACAGTTTGACCTCGAAGAAGAAGAAGTTTTGTCTGATCTCAGTTTTGATGATGAGCTCCTTAGCTGGGGCATGCCATCTAATTAG
- the GH1 gene encoding LOW QUALITY PROTEIN: somatotropin (The sequence of the model RefSeq protein was modified relative to this genomic sequence to represent the inferred CDS: deleted 1 base in 1 codon), giving the protein MMLPLGNQRHARGHSKRSAQGSHITALTREQSLTPRERAKIVCQEDTACTTGSSRSPEGTSSERGQGFVGFGGGLRSPTEPSKTSRKVSPAASTGRKGWDLIPSATLRLSAVTKGLLTPLRSAAGSWFSPLFIAVITLGLQWPQEAATFPAMPLSNLFANAVLRAQHLHLLAAETYKEFERTYIPEDQRHANKNSQAAFCYSETIPAPTGKDDAQQKSDIELLRFSLVLIQSWLTPVQYLSKVFTNNLVFGTSDRVYEKLKDLEEGIQALMRELEDRGPRGPQLLKPTYDKFDIHLRTEDALLKNYSLLSCFKKDLHKVETYLKVMKCRRYGEGNCTV; this is encoded by the exons ATGATGCTGCCTCTTGGAAACCAGCGCCACGCCAGGGGTCACAGCAAACGCAGCGCCCAAGGCAGCCACATCACCGCCCTGACCAGGGAGCAGTCCCTGACACCCAGAGAAAGAGCCAAAATCGTGTG CCAGGAAGACACTGCCTGTaccactggcagcagcagaagccccGAGGGCACGTCTAGTGAAAGGGGACAGGGGTTTGTTGGATTTGGGGGGGGGCTACGCTCACCCACAGAGCCCAGCAAGACATCCAGGAAGGtgagccctgcagccagcaccgGGAGAAAAGGCTGGGACTTAATTCCCAGTGCCACCCTCCGCCTCAGCGCAGTCACGAAGGGGCTGCTAACACCTCTCCGCTCTGCTGCAGGGTCATGGTTCTCTCCTCTCTTCATTGCTGTGATCACTCTGGGACTGCAGTGGCCGCAGGAAGCCGCCACCTTCCCGGCCATGCCCCTTTCCAACCTGTTTGCCAACGCG GTACTGAGGGCTCAGCATCTTCACCTCCTGGCTGCTGAGACATACAAAGAGTTC GAACGCACCTATATTCCAGAGGACCAAAGGCACGCCAACAAAAATTCCCAGGCAGCGTTTTGTTACTCAGAAACCATCCCTGCTCCCACGGGGAAGGATGATGCCCAGCAGAAATCG gACATAGAGCTTCTTCGGTTTTCACTGGTTCTCATCCAGTCCTGGCTGACCCCAGTGCAATACCTAAGCAAGGTGTTCACAAACAATCTGGTTTTTGGCACCTCAGATAGAGTGTATGAAAAACTAAAGGACTTGGAAGAGGGGATCCAAGCTCTGATGAGG gagctggaggacaGGGGTCCGCGGGGTCCCCAGCTGCTCAAACCCACCTACGACAAATTCGACATCCACCTGCGCACGGAGGATGCCCTGCTGAAGAACTACAGCCTGCTCTCCTGCTTCAAGAAGGACCTGCACAAGGTGGAGACCTACCTGAAGGTGATGAAGTGCCGGCGCTACGGCGAGGGGAACTGCACCGTGTGA
- the CD79B gene encoding B-cell antigen receptor complex-associated protein beta chain — MAGFCTRVWVLQVNLWLMALVTGRISADQNSTRSSTGSRCPMVQQHPRYVAAKKNMPVHFICYTQEPHSMQWYKAEKDSNDLYELDYSTSRYSIERKAHLINFTISRITYEDNGIYVCDSKNRTAERRPHLCGTELKVLSHSNIQQLQSRNTLKDAIIIIQSILLVIFISIPMLLFLDKAEGKQSPEEDHTYEGLEVEQIATYEDITPFRDVKAKWTVGEHPGEE; from the exons ATGGCTGGGTTTTGCACGAGAGTCTGGGTGCTCCAGGTGAACCTCTGGCTGATGGCTCTGGTCACAG GTCGGATCTCAGCAGACCAGAACAgcaccaggagcagcacag GCAGCAGGTGCCCCATGGTGCAGCAGCATCCGCGCTACGTAGCAGCCAAGAAGAACATGCCCGTCCACTTCATCTGCTACACCCAGGAGCCCCATAGCATGCAGTGgtacaaagcagaaaaggacaGCAATGACCTCTATGAGCTGGATTATAGCACCTCCCGCTACAGCATCGAGAGGAAAGCCCACCTCATCAACTTCACCATCTCCAGGATCACTTACGAGGACAACGGCATCTATGTGTGTGACAGCAAGAACCGCACGGCAGAGAGGCGGCCGCACTTGTGCGGGACAGAGCTTAAAGTCCTGA gtcACAGCAACAtccagcagctccagagcaGGAACACCCTGAAAGATGCTATCATCATTATCCAGTCCATCCTGCTTGTCATCTTCATCAGCATCCCCATGCTCCTCTTCCTGGATAAG GCTGAAGGCAAGCAAAGCCCAGAGGAGGACCATACCTATGAG GGCCTGGAGGTGGAGCAGATAGCCACCTACGAGGACATCACTCCTTTCCGGGACGTGAAGGCCAAGTGGACAGTTGGGGAGCACCCAGGTGAAGAGTGA